In a genomic window of Amphiprion ocellaris isolate individual 3 ecotype Okinawa chromosome 13, ASM2253959v1, whole genome shotgun sequence:
- the glra4a gene encoding glycine receptor, alpha 4a isoform X2, with protein MLPQVIRILYVLSFCFFQGGFIRLSSCKEEIKPPSRAGPQLSPSDFLDKLMGKTSGYDARIRPNFKGPPVNVTCNIFINSFGSITETTMDYRLNVFLRQKWNDPRLAYSEYPDDSLDLDPSMLDSIWKPDLFFANEKGANFHEVTTDNKLLRIFQDGSVLYSIRLTLTLSCPMDLKNFPMDIQTCTMQLESFGYTMNDLIFEWLSENPVQVADDLTLPQFVLKEEKDLGYCTKYYNTGKFTCIEVKFHLERQMGYYLIQMYIPSLLIVILSWVSFWINMDAAPARVGLGITTVLTMTTQSSGSRASLPKVSYVKAIDIWMAVCLLFVFAALLEYAAVNFVSRQHKEFIRLRKKQRQQRIVSASQPGSVESLRKANDIPGNNSTYRNLNQHCSACAREEELVRESRGFYFRGYGLGHCLQTKDGAAVEGATVFTPPPPPVTMYDGEVLHKRFVDRAKRIDTISRAVFPLSFLIFNIFYWVTYKVLRHEDIHANL; from the exons ACTGAGCTCCTGTAAGGAGGAGATAAAGCCCCCCAGCAGGGCAGGACCACAGCTGTCACCTTCTGACTTCCTGGACAAGCTCATGGGGAAAACGTCAGGATATGATGCCCGCATCAGACCCAACTTCAAAG GCCCACCTGTGAATGTCACCTGTAATATTTTCATCAATAGCTTTGGGTCGATCACAGAAACTACCATG GACTACAGGCTCAATGTATTTCTACGGCAAAAATGGAATGACCCTCGTCTGGCATATAGCGAATACCCAGACGACTCCCTTGATCTGGATCCATCCATGTTGGACTCTATCTGGAAACCTGATTTATTCTTTGCAAACGAGAAAGGAGCCAATTTCCACGAGGTCACCACTGATAACAAGCTGCTGCGGATTTTCCAAGATGGCAGTGTTCTTTACAGCATCAG GCTGACTCTTACCCTGTCCTGCCCTATGGACTTGAAGAATTTCCCAATGGACATTCAGACCTGTACCATGCAGCTTGAAAGCT TTGGTTACACCATGAATGACTTGATCTTTGAGTGGCTGTCTGAGAACCCTGTTCAAGTGGCTGATGATCTTACTCTCCCCCAGTTTGTGCTAAAAGAAGAGAAGGATTTGGGCTACTGCACCAAATACTACAACACAG GTAAATTCACCTGCATCGAGGTGAAGTTCCACCTGGAGCGTCAGATGGGTTACTATTTGATCCAGATGTACATCCCCTCCCTCCTAATTGTAATCCTGTCATGGGTGTCTTTCTGGATAAACATGGATGCTGCACCAGCCAGAGTTGGTCTGGGCATCACCACTGTACTGACGATGACCACCCAGAGCTCTGGTTCAAGAGCCTCACTGCCCAAG GTGTCCTATGTGAAGGCCATTGACATCTGGATGGCAGTGTGCCTTCTGTTTGTGTTCGCCGCCCTGCTGGAGTACGCAGCAGTTAACTTTGTCTCGAGGCAACACAAGGAGTTCATCAGGCTGAGGAAAAAGCAGCGGCAGCAGAGAATAGTAAGT GCCAGTCAGCCTGGGAGTGTTGAGTCATTGCGGAAAGCCAATGACATCCCTGGTAACAACTCAACCTACAGGAATCTGAATCAGCACTGCAGCGCCTGTGccagg gaggaggaactgGTGAGGGAGAGCCGCGGTTTTTACTTCCGGGGTTACGGACTGGGTCACTGCCTGCAGACCAAGGACGGCGCCGCTGTGGAGGGGGCCACCGTCTTCACCCCCCCACCGCCGCCCGTCACCATGTATGACGGAGAAGTACTCCACAAGCGTTTCGTGGACCGAGCCAAACGCATCGACACCATCTCCAGAGCCGTCTTCCCCCTGAGCTTCCTCATATTCAACATCTTCTACTGGGTCACCTATAAAGTGCTGCGACACGAGGACATCcatgcaaatttgtaa
- the glra4a gene encoding glycine receptor, alpha 4a isoform X1 — translation MLPQVIRILYVLSFCFFQGGFIRLSSCKEEIKPPSRAGPQLSPSDFLDKLMGKTSGYDARIRPNFKGPPVNVTCNIFINSFGSITETTMDYRLNVFLRQKWNDPRLAYSEYPDDSLDLDPSMLDSIWKPDLFFANEKGANFHEVTTDNKLLRIFQDGSVLYSIRLTLTLSCPMDLKNFPMDIQTCTMQLESFGYTMNDLIFEWLSENPVQVADDLTLPQFVLKEEKDLGYCTKYYNTGKFTCIEVKFHLERQMGYYLIQMYIPSLLIVILSWVSFWINMDAAPARVGLGITTVLTMTTQSSGSRASLPKVSYVKAIDIWMAVCLLFVFAALLEYAAVNFVSRQHKEFIRLRKKQRQQRIEEELVRESRGFYFRGYGLGHCLQTKDGAAVEGATVFTPPPPPVTMYDGEVLHKRFVDRAKRIDTISRAVFPLSFLIFNIFYWVTYKVLRHEDIHANL, via the exons ACTGAGCTCCTGTAAGGAGGAGATAAAGCCCCCCAGCAGGGCAGGACCACAGCTGTCACCTTCTGACTTCCTGGACAAGCTCATGGGGAAAACGTCAGGATATGATGCCCGCATCAGACCCAACTTCAAAG GCCCACCTGTGAATGTCACCTGTAATATTTTCATCAATAGCTTTGGGTCGATCACAGAAACTACCATG GACTACAGGCTCAATGTATTTCTACGGCAAAAATGGAATGACCCTCGTCTGGCATATAGCGAATACCCAGACGACTCCCTTGATCTGGATCCATCCATGTTGGACTCTATCTGGAAACCTGATTTATTCTTTGCAAACGAGAAAGGAGCCAATTTCCACGAGGTCACCACTGATAACAAGCTGCTGCGGATTTTCCAAGATGGCAGTGTTCTTTACAGCATCAG GCTGACTCTTACCCTGTCCTGCCCTATGGACTTGAAGAATTTCCCAATGGACATTCAGACCTGTACCATGCAGCTTGAAAGCT TTGGTTACACCATGAATGACTTGATCTTTGAGTGGCTGTCTGAGAACCCTGTTCAAGTGGCTGATGATCTTACTCTCCCCCAGTTTGTGCTAAAAGAAGAGAAGGATTTGGGCTACTGCACCAAATACTACAACACAG GTAAATTCACCTGCATCGAGGTGAAGTTCCACCTGGAGCGTCAGATGGGTTACTATTTGATCCAGATGTACATCCCCTCCCTCCTAATTGTAATCCTGTCATGGGTGTCTTTCTGGATAAACATGGATGCTGCACCAGCCAGAGTTGGTCTGGGCATCACCACTGTACTGACGATGACCACCCAGAGCTCTGGTTCAAGAGCCTCACTGCCCAAG GTGTCCTATGTGAAGGCCATTGACATCTGGATGGCAGTGTGCCTTCTGTTTGTGTTCGCCGCCCTGCTGGAGTACGCAGCAGTTAACTTTGTCTCGAGGCAACACAAGGAGTTCATCAGGCTGAGGAAAAAGCAGCGGCAGCAGAGAATA gaggaggaactgGTGAGGGAGAGCCGCGGTTTTTACTTCCGGGGTTACGGACTGGGTCACTGCCTGCAGACCAAGGACGGCGCCGCTGTGGAGGGGGCCACCGTCTTCACCCCCCCACCGCCGCCCGTCACCATGTATGACGGAGAAGTACTCCACAAGCGTTTCGTGGACCGAGCCAAACGCATCGACACCATCTCCAGAGCCGTCTTCCCCCTGAGCTTCCTCATATTCAACATCTTCTACTGGGTCACCTATAAAGTGCTGCGACACGAGGACATCcatgcaaatttgtaa